TGGTCGAGGCCTTCGCCACCCCGGCCAGCCGGGTGCTGCCGCCCGCGATCGGCATGGCGCTGGCCGCCGCTGCGGTCGACGCAGGCGTCGACCTGCGCACCGACACCTCGGTCGAGGCGCTGCTCGGCCCGGGCGTCGAGGGCGCAGCCGGAGGCGACGGCGATGCGCCGGTGGCCGGCGCCCTCCTGAGCGATGGCACGACGCTGGCCGCCGACCTGGTGCTCGTCGCCGTCGGCGCCGCTCCCGCCAGCGGTTGGCTGAGCGACACCCCGGGCATCGATCTTGACGACGGCGTGCTCGCCGACGCCACCGCCATGGCGGCGCCGGGGGTTGCCGTGGTTGGGGATCTCGCCCGGTGGTGGCATCGTGGCGCAGGCGGGTTCGTGCGCGTGGAACATTGGGACAACGCCATCGAGATGGGGCGCTACGTCGGCGCCCGGCTGATGGCCGGCGACGACGCCGAGCCGTACACGCCGGTGCCGTGGATGTGGTCCAACCAGTTCGGCGCCAAGTTCCAGCTGGCCGGCCGCGTCAGCCCCGACGATGCGCTCACGTGGATCGATGGCACCCCCGAGGACCGGGCCTGGGTCGGCGTGACCCACGACGGCACAACCGTGAAGTCGGTGATGGGCTACAACCGCAACCCGAAGGTGATGCGCATCCGGATGCGCATGGACGGACCCGATGGGTTGGCGCTCGTCGACCTCCTCGCCGCCGAGTCGACGCAATGACACGATGACCGGAGCCGCCTGGGGCCTGTTGTGCCTGACCCTGCTGATCGCGCTGGCAGATTGGGTTGCGGTCGCCGCCGACCGACGACCCGCCGAGTACGCGCTGAAGCCGGCCACGATGGTGGCGCTGGGGGCCGTCGTTCTGGCCCTCGACCTGCCCGACGGCCAGCTTCGATGGTGGTATCTGGCGGCGATCGTCGCCTCCCTGGCCGGCGACGTGTTCCTCATGCTGCCCGAGACCGCCATGGACCCGGAGCCGGCGTTCGTCGCCGGGCTGGGCTCGTTTCTGGTGGCCCACCTGCTGTACGTGGTCGGCATGATCATCCTCGGTGTCTCCGGTGGGGCGCTCGCCGTCGGTGCGGCGGTCGCCCTGGTGGTGATCGCCACCGTCGGCCGACGGGTTGTCATCGGCGCGAAGGCGACCGACCGGCGCCTGTTCGCGCCGGTGATGGCCTACGTGGCGGTGATCGCTGTGATGATCGCCACGTCGTTTGGCACGGGCATCGTGGTTGGAATTGTCGGCGCGTTGTTGTTTGGCCTGTCCGATTCGGTGATCGGCTGGACCCGCTTTCTGCGGGACTTCCCCCACAGCCGGGTGTTGGTGATGGTGACCTACCACCTGGGGCAGGTCGGCCTCGTGCTGGCGTTGGCCACCGCCGGCTGAGTGCCGGCGCCCTGGGGACCCCGGCGGCGGTCGATCAGCTCCCAACCCTGCGGACCTGCAGGCTTCGATCTGCCAGGCGGCCGACCGACCACCGGCCCCAGACACCGCCGACCGCGTGCCGGGTGTGGTCGAGCCAACGGTTTACCTGGGGCGAGTCGACGCGGCGCAACACCTGGCGGACACCGCCCTCGGCGATCGTGTAGCCGGCCCAGACGCCGGGAAAGTCCTTGGGCGAGCCGACCTCGGTGGTGGCGACGCCGGCCACGGTGCGGAGGCGATGGGAATGGGTGTGGCCGGAGCTGACCAGCAGCAACTCGCAGACGTCCGCCAACCGGCGGAGCAGCGCTTCGCCTTGGTGACGGGGCACACCGGGCGGGTAGCTCCAGGCGTGGTCGAAGCGCTCGATGGGGTGGTGGGTCAGCACCATCACCGGGTTGGGGGCGGCGCGGGCCAGCTCGATGGCGGCGGCGCCGACCTCGTCGGTCACCCGGCCACCGTGAGCGCCGGGTCGGATCGTGTCGACGCACAGCACGCTGAGGCCGGGCAGGTCCACCCGACGGGCCGGGTGGACCGCGTCGATGCCGACCGCTGCCGCTCCGTCG
The nucleotide sequence above comes from Candidatus Microthrix parvicella Bio17-1. Encoded proteins:
- a CDS encoding NAD(P)/FAD-dependent oxidoreductase; the encoded protein is MDEPRPVTPAVSGGDLARVAIVGASIGGMSTASGLRGHGFDGEIVMVEAEAELPPDRPPLSKQVLTGEWPLERARQPGSATLDELGVDLRFGRRAVRLDVATRTLTLDDHETVSADAVVLATGSAARRPPIPGIDRPGVHLLRTGADAAALRAGLAATPQRVLIVGAGFIGLEVAGSARELGLPVTVVEAFATPASRVLPPAIGMALAAAAVDAGVDLRTDTSVEALLGPGVEGAAGGDGDAPVAGALLSDGTTLAADLVLVAVGAAPASGWLSDTPGIDLDDGVLADATAMAAPGVAVVGDLARWWHRGAGGFVRVEHWDNAIEMGRYVGARLMAGDDAEPYTPVPWMWSNQFGAKFQLAGRVSPDDALTWIDGTPEDRAWVGVTHDGTTVKSVMGYNRNPKVMRIRMRMDGPDGLALVDLLAAESTQ
- a CDS encoding lysoplasmalogenase, encoding MTGAAWGLLCLTLLIALADWVAVAADRRPAEYALKPATMVALGAVVLALDLPDGQLRWWYLAAIVASLAGDVFLMLPETAMDPEPAFVAGLGSFLVAHLLYVVGMIILGVSGGALAVGAAVALVVIATVGRRVVIGAKATDRRLFAPVMAYVAVIAVMIATSFGTGIVVGIVGALLFGLSDSVIGWTRFLRDFPHSRVLVMVTYHLGQVGLVLALATAG